The following coding sequences lie in one Hippopotamus amphibius kiboko isolate mHipAmp2 chromosome 17, mHipAmp2.hap2, whole genome shotgun sequence genomic window:
- the SLC35B1 gene encoding solute carrier family 35 member B1 isoform X1: protein MRPLPPVGDVRLDLSPPPLPAVSGSPVGSSGRLMAASSSLVPDRLRLPLCFLGVFVCYFYYGILQEKITRGKYGEGAKQETFTFALTLVFIQCVINAVFAKILIQFFDTARVDRTRSWLYAACSVSYLGAMVSSNSALQFVNYPTQVLGKSCKPIPVMLLGVTLLKKKYPVAKYLCVLLIVAGVALFMYKPKKVVGIEEHTIGYGELLLLLSLTLDGLTGVSQDHMRAHYQTGSNHMMLNINLWSTLLLGAGILFTGELWEFLSFAERYPTIVYNILLFGLTSALGQSFIFMTVVYFGPLTCSIITTTRKFFTILASVILFANPISPMQWVGTVLVFLGLGLDAKFGKGAKKTSH from the exons ATGAGGCCCCTGCCGCCGGTCGGCGATGTCCGGCTGGACTtgtcgccgccgccgctgccggcTGTGAGCGGGTCTCCGGTCGGGTCGTCCGGGCGTCTCATGGCCGCTAGCAGCTCCCTGGTGCCCGACCGGCTGCGCCTGCCGCTCTGCTTCCTCGGCGTGTTTGTCTGCTATTTCTACTATGGGATCCTTCAGGAGAAGAT AACAAGAGGAAAGTATGGGGAGGGAGCCAAGCAGGAGACGTTCACTTTTGCCTTAACTTTGGTCTTCATCCAATGTGTGATCAATGCTGTGTTTGCCAAGATCT TGATCCAGTTTTTTGACACTGCCAGGGTGGATCGTACTCGGAGCTGGCTCTATGCCGCCTGTTCTGTCTCCTATCTGGGTGCCATGGTCTCCAGCAACTCAGCACTACAGTTTGTCAACTACCCAACTCAG GTCCTTGGTAAATCCTGCAAGCCCATCCCAG TCATGCTCCTTGGAGTGACCCTTTTGAAGAAGAAGTACCCAGTGGCTAAGTACCTGTGTGTGTTGCTAATTGTGGCTGGAGTGGCCCTTTTCATGTACAAACCCAAGAAGGTAGTGGGAATAGAAGAACACACAATTGGCTATGGAGAGCTGCTCCTG CTCTTGTCTCTCACCCTGGATGGACTGACCGGCGTTTCCCAGGACCACATGCGGGCTCACTACCAAACGGGCTCCAACCACATGATGCTAAACATCAACCTTTGGTCGACATTGTTGCTGGGAGCTG GAATCCTGTTCACTGGGGAGCTCTGGGAGTTCTTGAGCTTTGCCGAAAGGTACCCTACCATCGTCTATAACATCCTGCTCTTTGGCCTGACTAGTGCCCTGGGCCAG aGCTTCATCTTCATGACAGTTGTGTATTTTGGTCCCCTGACCTGCTCCATCATCACCACAACTCGAAAGTTCTTCACCATTTTGGCCTCTGTGATCCTCTTCGCCAACCCCATCAGCCCCATGCAGTGGGTGGGCACCGTGCTTGTGTTCTTGG gTCTCGGTCTCGATGCCAAGTTTGGGAAAGGAGCCAAGAAGACATCCCACTAG
- the SLC35B1 gene encoding solute carrier family 35 member B1 isoform X2 yields the protein MSRVILTKLSLHLERTRGKYGEGAKQETFTFALTLVFIQCVINAVFAKILIQFFDTARVDRTRSWLYAACSVSYLGAMVSSNSALQFVNYPTQVLGKSCKPIPVMLLGVTLLKKKYPVAKYLCVLLIVAGVALFMYKPKKVVGIEEHTIGYGELLLLLSLTLDGLTGVSQDHMRAHYQTGSNHMMLNINLWSTLLLGAGILFTGELWEFLSFAERYPTIVYNILLFGLTSALGQSFIFMTVVYFGPLTCSIITTTRKFFTILASVILFANPISPMQWVGTVLVFLGLGLDAKFGKGAKKTSH from the exons ATGAGCCGGGTGATCCTTACCAAACTCTCTCTACATCTAGAGAG AACAAGAGGAAAGTATGGGGAGGGAGCCAAGCAGGAGACGTTCACTTTTGCCTTAACTTTGGTCTTCATCCAATGTGTGATCAATGCTGTGTTTGCCAAGATCT TGATCCAGTTTTTTGACACTGCCAGGGTGGATCGTACTCGGAGCTGGCTCTATGCCGCCTGTTCTGTCTCCTATCTGGGTGCCATGGTCTCCAGCAACTCAGCACTACAGTTTGTCAACTACCCAACTCAG GTCCTTGGTAAATCCTGCAAGCCCATCCCAG TCATGCTCCTTGGAGTGACCCTTTTGAAGAAGAAGTACCCAGTGGCTAAGTACCTGTGTGTGTTGCTAATTGTGGCTGGAGTGGCCCTTTTCATGTACAAACCCAAGAAGGTAGTGGGAATAGAAGAACACACAATTGGCTATGGAGAGCTGCTCCTG CTCTTGTCTCTCACCCTGGATGGACTGACCGGCGTTTCCCAGGACCACATGCGGGCTCACTACCAAACGGGCTCCAACCACATGATGCTAAACATCAACCTTTGGTCGACATTGTTGCTGGGAGCTG GAATCCTGTTCACTGGGGAGCTCTGGGAGTTCTTGAGCTTTGCCGAAAGGTACCCTACCATCGTCTATAACATCCTGCTCTTTGGCCTGACTAGTGCCCTGGGCCAG aGCTTCATCTTCATGACAGTTGTGTATTTTGGTCCCCTGACCTGCTCCATCATCACCACAACTCGAAAGTTCTTCACCATTTTGGCCTCTGTGATCCTCTTCGCCAACCCCATCAGCCCCATGCAGTGGGTGGGCACCGTGCTTGTGTTCTTGG gTCTCGGTCTCGATGCCAAGTTTGGGAAAGGAGCCAAGAAGACATCCCACTAG
- the SLC35B1 gene encoding solute carrier family 35 member B1 isoform X3, giving the protein MCDQCCVCQDLVDRTRSWLYAACSVSYLGAMVSSNSALQFVNYPTQVLGKSCKPIPVMLLGVTLLKKKYPVAKYLCVLLIVAGVALFMYKPKKVVGIEEHTIGYGELLLLLSLTLDGLTGVSQDHMRAHYQTGSNHMMLNINLWSTLLLGAGILFTGELWEFLSFAERYPTIVYNILLFGLTSALGQSFIFMTVVYFGPLTCSIITTTRKFFTILASVILFANPISPMQWVGTVLVFLGLGLDAKFGKGAKKTSH; this is encoded by the exons ATGTGTGATCAATGCTGTGTTTGCCAAGATCT GGTGGATCGTACTCGGAGCTGGCTCTATGCCGCCTGTTCTGTCTCCTATCTGGGTGCCATGGTCTCCAGCAACTCAGCACTACAGTTTGTCAACTACCCAACTCAG GTCCTTGGTAAATCCTGCAAGCCCATCCCAG TCATGCTCCTTGGAGTGACCCTTTTGAAGAAGAAGTACCCAGTGGCTAAGTACCTGTGTGTGTTGCTAATTGTGGCTGGAGTGGCCCTTTTCATGTACAAACCCAAGAAGGTAGTGGGAATAGAAGAACACACAATTGGCTATGGAGAGCTGCTCCTG CTCTTGTCTCTCACCCTGGATGGACTGACCGGCGTTTCCCAGGACCACATGCGGGCTCACTACCAAACGGGCTCCAACCACATGATGCTAAACATCAACCTTTGGTCGACATTGTTGCTGGGAGCTG GAATCCTGTTCACTGGGGAGCTCTGGGAGTTCTTGAGCTTTGCCGAAAGGTACCCTACCATCGTCTATAACATCCTGCTCTTTGGCCTGACTAGTGCCCTGGGCCAG aGCTTCATCTTCATGACAGTTGTGTATTTTGGTCCCCTGACCTGCTCCATCATCACCACAACTCGAAAGTTCTTCACCATTTTGGCCTCTGTGATCCTCTTCGCCAACCCCATCAGCCCCATGCAGTGGGTGGGCACCGTGCTTGTGTTCTTGG gTCTCGGTCTCGATGCCAAGTTTGGGAAAGGAGCCAAGAAGACATCCCACTAG